The Oryza sativa Japonica Group chromosome 11, ASM3414082v1 DNA window TGGGAGGCCCATCACATTAGGCCCAAACTAGTTGCTCTCCACAACTGTGGGCTTCTCGGCCCACTGCGATCTGCTAGGTCGCACAGTCGCATCCGCGATTCCGCCGCATATTCCCCCTCCCCTAGCGATCACCGAGACACCGACACCGTTTGCGATTCCCCAATTTTAGCCCTAGAACACGCACATCCCGGAATCGGAGCAAGAGGCCTGCCTtgccggcggaggagaggaaTTGATCGCGAGAAGCACGGGGAAGTCGAGCATGGCGAGCGCGGATCTGctgcggagggaggaggagttCTACGCCTCCTTGTTCGACTCCGCCAAAGGTAGATTCCTTTTTTGTATCTCCGAATTGCCCCCCAATGCGTCCTGACGCAAGCGATTTTTAACCCTTGTTCGATTTTGTGAACTTAGGTGGAGATGCCGTCAAGTCGCGTGGGCAGATGATTGAGAGGAAGATTGAAGTTCTTGAGGACATGGCCGCCAAGGTGAGGCGGCTCATCCTATTAGGGAAAATAAAAAAGTGATTTTGTTCCTTTGCTGCTAGTTTTATGATTGAATGAAATTATGGTTTGATCCCTGTTATGAGAAATGGATGATGATCTATGGAATAGcagctcagaaaaaaaaaccctgttATATTTGATACAGTATGTTGTTATCTTTGACATTAAGAATATGCGGGTTGATGGTTTATAGATTGCAATGTTGCACAGGTTAGTAATCGGAGATCTCGTAGGTGGTTGAATGACCGGTTGCTCATTGAACTTGTCCCCCGTCTTCATGTGGAAGAAATCAAAGGCCTTTTTGCTCCTCCACCATGGGGTAAGATCCAGTGCTGCTCACATTTTTTAACACCATATTGCATGTCTTACAGCCTGGCCATCGAATGTTTCATTCTGTTTAGGGGGTACTAAGTCATTGAATGTTTCATTCTGTTTAGAGAGTAGTAATAAGTTATGAAGAAGATAAAATCCATGTTATGCATACTCTTTACTATGTGTTGACATTAGAATgagaaacaattttttttccttacagCATGCACACGTTAACTTTAACAAGAATTATGTCATTAACTAAAAATGTACGGATTCGTGAGAATGCTGTATGCTATCCAGTTTCCCTGTTTGTCACTTTTTTCCTTAAACACTTATGATCAGTTGTGCACTTTAATTGCATTGACATTTAATGCAGGCATTATAGTCAGGTTACATTTTTCATGTACTATTATAGAGATAGGGAACATTTCATTTCTATATTACACCGATCTATGTTCTGCATGTAGGTGAGGAACTGCCCGTTTCTGCATTCTGCAGGACAAGTGTCGGTGAATGGGATGCCTTCAGGAGTATTGACATGGATGTTGAGGTATACTAGTGTGTTGCTACTCTGTGCAATGAGAAATAAGAGCTGCATAGCATTAGGTATCATGTGCACTTTTTTATGGATCCATTTTACTTACTGTGCTTTTCATCTGTAGGCACGATTGGTGCAACAGATGAAACAGTCTTCTACAAAACAGAAGAACCATTTGGACAGAGATGAATTGGTTGCTCTCAATTCTTGGCATCATATAGATCGTCAAACAAGAGAAGCCATAAAGAGAAATTTCCTCCCAGATCTTCTTGAAATATACGAAGTATGGCTTTCTATCTCATTGAATTAACCTTTTTGTGTTTCTGTTTGTCACAACAGTTGCTAacatttgtttgcttttgagagTTTTTGGTTTGCTGCATCAGATTGCATCTTTCTGGTTTTGTAGTTTTAAAGGATCAAATGATATTTATGTTATAAAAACTGACAGTATATCCTCCTGTGTTATCTACTTCTAGTAGTGTTGATGGATTTTTATTGTGATCAATGATTACAACTATAAAAGTTTAAGCACTATTCTCCAGGAACAAATGAGATGTCTTTTAACAAACAATCTGGTGCAAATTAGGGTCCTTGGAGTTTTTGTTTCTAGTGTTCAATTGCATTAGAATATCTATCTTGTTACACCAGTTTGGACCATCTAAAGAACATCTAGATCTAAAATGATTGCCACTTTTGAGGGTCTCAGATTTCTTTACATACATCTAAGATCTAGAATATTCCTTCGCAACCATATAAACATGCATCTGTCTCTTGGCTTTCTATTACAAAGTATAAACCATTGGGGTACCTAAGCTTTTTAAACGACATCCTGTTTGCTCTTGCATCTCTGTCTCTACAATTTTTAGTACAGTTATCTTCTTAATGAAAAGGAAGCAGTTCTACTCTTCTACTGCTCAGGCTTCAGCCATAAACAAGGGTGACCTGATTTTGTGTTACGACATGTTATCAGTCAGAAATGAGGTGGTTGAGTTCTAATTTGTCGGCATTTGGCATTTCTGTGAAACTTTTGATGTATGCACTCACATGCTATGTGAATGCAAGTggaaattaataattacaaTATGATTTTGCATTTGGGTTGTATTGCATAAGTACTTGAGAAGCATAATGTGCTGCACTTGCTGGTCATTCAGTAGCTGTTTTATATTGGTTTATCTGTTTTTCACATTTGCAGGAACGAGTTAGGACCTTCATCGAAGACACTAGTGGTAAAGATATGCTTGTACTGAATGTCCAGGACCCATTTCAGAGATTGCTTTTGCACGGTGTATGCGAGGTAATTGCTCTCCAGCAGTTCTTGAGAAGAAGTGAAATCTTCATCCAGACGTTTTTAGAACTTGAACACAACTTGTATGTATGCAGTTCTATAATGTATCATCTACAACCACGACTACCGTAAGAGATGGAAAGCTGTGTAAAACGACAGCAATCAAGAAGAGATCAGGCACAGGTGCTCCCTCCAGAATCACATTGGTTAGCTTCCTAAGGATGAAGAAAAAGTCCCATTAACATGTGCCGTGTATTGGCAAAACATGCCGATTTA harbors:
- the LOC4349765 gene encoding uncharacterized protein, giving the protein MASADLLRREEEFYASLFDSAKGGDAVKSRGQMIERKIEVLEDMAAKVSNRRSRRWLNDRLLIELVPRLHVEEIKGLFAPPPWGEELPVSAFCRTSVGEWDAFRSIDMDVEARLVQQMKQSSTKQKNHLDRDELVALNSWHHIDRQTREAIKRNFLPDLLEIYEERVRTFIEDTSGKDMLVLNVQDPFQRLLLHGVCEFYNVSSTTTTTVRDGKLCKTTAIKKRSGTGAPSRITLVSFLRMKKKSH